Proteins co-encoded in one Nematostella vectensis chromosome 15, jaNemVect1.1, whole genome shotgun sequence genomic window:
- the LOC116615503 gene encoding uncharacterized protein LOC116615503 isoform X3 produces the protein MTSVLPALYSLAQYKGQVDGALISPHHKARDQGATTAGAFSSTSKNVNEEEKKKTKKRTSDKASSDSNAPVKKKKSSKKSSKNTPPATTVTGTVESCDQIAETLEDISIVAINERSTQRAGCELNQSEQIVQKSASRDLSTSSLKGVTRDKPAHTQHAQKEPKKRPLCPNPMCVSTRDELSELKEKYGALEARFRRLSRSDGIQGNELRVPNVQVNDGRVGVMSEAEAATRKLVELVAGSGVFLSRTALALCKTAHTKSSLATRLLKAFFSEEERREGKISEQGEVGNLLNQQIITTIKAYASRQNLPDGCKKGITSAMNLSIKNLRRAARKSACEDDLPSLPSLPDDDDDDYDADESLLD, from the exons ATGACGTCCGTGCTGCCCGCGCTCTATTCACTGGCCCAGTATAAGGGTCAAGTCGATGGGGCTCTGATTTCCCCGCACCACAAGGCCAGGGACCAAGGGGCTACCACGGCGGGAGCATTTTCCAGCACAA GCAAGAATGTCAATGaggaagagaagaaaaaaactaaaaaaaggaCCAGTGACAAAGCTTCTTCGG ATAGTAATGCTCCAGTTAAGAAGAAAAAGTCAtcaaaaaaatcatcaaaaaACACCCCCCCTGCGACAACTGTGACCGGAACTGTGGAAAGTTGCGACCAAATTGCTGAGACACTTGAG GACATCTCGATTGTTGCTATCAACGAGAGATCAACACAAAGAGCGG GGTGCGAGCTGAATCAGTCAGAACAAATAGTCCAG AAGTCGGCCTCCCGCGATTTATCAACATCGTCACTCAAG GGAGTCACAAGAGACAAGCCAGCACATACGCAGC aTGCGCAGAAAGAACCAAAAAAAAGGCCACTTTGCCCAAATCCTATGTGTGTTTCCACGAGAGATGAGCTTAGTGAGCTGAAGGAAAAATATGGGGCTTTGGAAGCGCGATTCAGGAGACTGAGCAGATCAGATGGTATCCAAG GAAATGAGCTTCGAGTACCAAATGTACAAGTAAATGATGGGCGGGTAGGCGTGATGAGTGAGGCAGAAGCGGCAACGAGAAAG TTAGTTGAATTAGTTGCGGGCAGTGGTGTCTTCCTTTCGAGGACAGCACTTGCATTGTGCAAAACCGCACACACCAAGTCCTCGCTGGCTACACGCCTTTTAAAGGCGTTTTTTTCAGAAGAAGAAAGGCGCGAGGGAAAAATCTCTGAGCAGGGGGAGGTGGGAAATTTGCTTAACCAGCAAATTATAACCACTATTAAAG CATATGCGTCGAGGCAGAACCTCCCAGACGGGTGTAAAAAAGGCATCACAAGTGCCATGAACCTAAGTATAAAAAACTTGAGGAGAGCAGCACGGAAGTCAGCTTGTGAAGATGATCTGCCAAGTCTGCCTAGTCTtcctgatgatgatgatgatgactacgATGCAGATGAGTCTTTGCttgattga
- the LOC116617653 gene encoding uncharacterized protein LOC116617653 isoform X2: MVSFALHFNERVEPEEIDHKKIQRALKAKDDGDVSDSAYHELKMVAGSSLPSLYGIQKERKAQNAIIPITEFEGNAKGCSRSIKDILSYSSDVIGNAGGNVITLRFSGDGRKTTKKLGSVMTTFCFPAENSVKRSPEREYCISIYDGKESYDILKATLRGVFDEMKALGRTGILVNGLEYTIDWVMEECRKFHLRSTGTKDFLRATLKDHLDRNNIVFEPSSTPTCEKTVLSISELTQVWKSLMVLTDALGANPGDEAYLRADAFQEKARQWGTKFRKATFDEDVIPYIHVLVYHVPQFLEIHGTIHQFNCQTVEKKNHMQNKTFHRGSQKGGKNSNYTVQIMERENRKLFSRENNLERVKRKYQKQ; encoded by the exons ATGGTCAGTTTTGCCCTACATTTCAATGAGAGGGTTGAGCCTGAGGAGATTGACCATAAAAAGATCCAAAGAGCTCTCAAG gccaaagatgatggtgatgtttctGACTCAGCATACCATGAGCTAAAGATGGTAGCTGGGTCCAGCTTGCCATCACTGTATGGGATacagaaagagagaaaagCTCAAAATGCAATCATTCCTATTACAGAATTTGAAGGG AATGCAAAAGGATGTTCAAGATCCATCAAGGACATTCTAAGTTATAGTTCAGATGTCATTGGAAATGCAGGGGGCAATGTTATAACCCTTCGGTTTTCTGGTGATGGTAGAAAAACCACCAAAAAACTCGGGAGTGTTATGACAACCTTCTGCTTTCCAGCAGAAAACTCTGTTAAAAGAAGCCCAGAAAGGGAATACTGTATATCTATATATGATG gCAAGGAGTCATATGACATCCTAAAGGCGACCTTGAGAGGGGTTTTTGATGAGATGAAGGCCCTAGGGAGAACTGGCATTCTTGTTAATGGCCTTGAATACACTATTGATTG GGTGATGGAGGAATGTAGGAAGTTCCATCTGAGGTCGACAGGCACCAAGGACTTCCTACGTGCCACACTCAAGGATCATCTTGACCGCAACAACATAGTGTTTGAg CCATCGTCCACTCCCACTTGTGAGAAAACAGTTCTTAGCATATCAGAGCTGACACAAGTGTGGAAAAGTTTGATGGTCCTCACTGATGCTCTTGGGGCAAATCCTGGAGATGAAGCATATCTTCGAGCAGATGCTTTTCAAGAAAAGGCCCGCCAATGGGGAACCAAATTTAGAAAAGCCACGTTTGATGAG GATGTAATTCCATATATACATG TTCTTGTTTATCATGTCCCCCAATTTTTGGAGATTCATGGCACGATCCACCAGTTCAATTGCCAGACAGTGGAAAAGAAAAACCACATGCAGAACAAGACATTCCACAGGGGTAGCCAGAAAGGGGGGAAAAATAGCAACTACACTGTACAG ATCATGGAGAGggaaaacagaaaactgtTCAGTAGGGAAAATAATTTGGAAAGGGTCAagagaaaatatcaaaagcagtga
- the LOC116617653 gene encoding uncharacterized protein LOC116617653 isoform X3 → MVSFALHFNERVEPEEIDHKKIQRALKNAKGCSRSIKDILSYSSDVIGNAGGNVITLRFSGDGRKTTKKLGSVMTTFCFPAENSVKRSPEREYCISIYDGKESYDILKATLRGVFDEMKALGRTGILVNGLEYTIDWVMEECRKFHLRSTGTKDFLRATLKDHLDRNNIVFEPSSTPTCEKTVLSISELTQVWKSLMVLTDALGANPGDEAYLRADAFQEKARQWGTKFRKATFDEDVIPYIHVLVYHVPQFLEIHGTIHQFNCQTVEKKNHMQNKTFHRGSQKGGKNSNYTVQSRVILGCTKLELIEQCMSNQPQFLILGAKNGKLFSCYLTTVGVPSIHG, encoded by the exons ATGGTCAGTTTTGCCCTACATTTCAATGAGAGGGTTGAGCCTGAGGAGATTGACCATAAAAAGATCCAAAGAGCTCTCAAG AATGCAAAAGGATGTTCAAGATCCATCAAGGACATTCTAAGTTATAGTTCAGATGTCATTGGAAATGCAGGGGGCAATGTTATAACCCTTCGGTTTTCTGGTGATGGTAGAAAAACCACCAAAAAACTCGGGAGTGTTATGACAACCTTCTGCTTTCCAGCAGAAAACTCTGTTAAAAGAAGCCCAGAAAGGGAATACTGTATATCTATATATGATG gCAAGGAGTCATATGACATCCTAAAGGCGACCTTGAGAGGGGTTTTTGATGAGATGAAGGCCCTAGGGAGAACTGGCATTCTTGTTAATGGCCTTGAATACACTATTGATTG GGTGATGGAGGAATGTAGGAAGTTCCATCTGAGGTCGACAGGCACCAAGGACTTCCTACGTGCCACACTCAAGGATCATCTTGACCGCAACAACATAGTGTTTGAg CCATCGTCCACTCCCACTTGTGAGAAAACAGTTCTTAGCATATCAGAGCTGACACAAGTGTGGAAAAGTTTGATGGTCCTCACTGATGCTCTTGGGGCAAATCCTGGAGATGAAGCATATCTTCGAGCAGATGCTTTTCAAGAAAAGGCCCGCCAATGGGGAACCAAATTTAGAAAAGCCACGTTTGATGAG GATGTAATTCCATATATACATG TTCTTGTTTATCATGTCCCCCAATTTTTGGAGATTCATGGCACGATCCACCAGTTCAATTGCCAGACAGTGGAAAAGAAAAACCACATGCAGAACAAGACATTCCACAGGGGTAGCCAGAAAGGGGGGAAAAATAGCAACTACACTGTACAG TCCCGTGTCATTCTCGGGTGTACGAAATTGGAGCTCATCGAACAGTGCATGTCGAATCAGCCACAATTCCTTATCCTCGGAGCAAAGAATGGGAAGCTTTTCTCTTGCTACCTCACTACTGTCGGGGTTCCCAGCATTCACGGCTAA
- the LOC116615503 gene encoding uncharacterized protein LOC116615503 isoform X2 gives MASRFPAFALVKWIGDPEPECWKVIYTKNICTEDIPEGVIEGSTYNAVWDPKQEMARAKVLKLHDSKAFLNSIRKHEYIDPFEEQRKATLDGGKRRPKPKTLGGDFVAEDIEIDVARETATTRETATTGGKNVNEEEKKKTKKRTSDKASSDSNAPVKKKKSSKKSSKNTPPATTVTGTVESCDQIAETLEDISIVAINERSTQRAGCELNQSEQIVQSASRDLSTSSLKGVTRDKPAHTQHAQKEPKKRPLCPNPMCVSTRDELSELKEKYGALEARFRRLSRSDGIQGNELRVPNVQVNDGRVGVMSEAEAATRKLVELVAGSGVFLSRTALALCKTAHTKSSLATRLLKAFFSEEERREGKISEQGEVGNLLNQQIITTIKAYASRQNLPDGCKKGITSAMNLSIKNLRRAARKSACEDDLPSLPSLPDDDDDDYDADESLLD, from the exons ATGGCATCTCGTTTTCCAGCATTTGCATTGGTTAAATGGATAGGCGATCCAGAGCCCGAGTGTTGGAAGGTGATATATACGAAAAATATATGTACCGAGGATATACCGGAGGGAGTAATCGAGGGTTCAACCTACAATGCTGTGTGGGATCCCAAGCAAGAAATGGCCCGCGCCAAAGTTTTAAAACTTCATG ATAGTAAAGCTTTCTTGAATAGTATAAGGAAGCACGAGTACATAGACCCGTTTGAAGAACAACGGAAGGCGACTTTAGATGGTGGGAAGCGACGCCCAAAACCAAAAACTTTGGGAGGCGATTTTGTTGCTGAAGATATTG AAATAGATGTGGCCCGAGAAACGGCAACAACCCGAGAAACGGCAACAACCGGAG GCAAGAATGTCAATGaggaagagaagaaaaaaactaaaaaaaggaCCAGTGACAAAGCTTCTTCGG ATAGTAATGCTCCAGTTAAGAAGAAAAAGTCAtcaaaaaaatcatcaaaaaACACCCCCCCTGCGACAACTGTGACCGGAACTGTGGAAAGTTGCGACCAAATTGCTGAGACACTTGAG GACATCTCGATTGTTGCTATCAACGAGAGATCAACACAAAGAGCGG GGTGCGAGCTGAATCAGTCAGAACAAATAGTCCAG TCGGCCTCCCGCGATTTATCAACATCGTCACTCAAG GGAGTCACAAGAGACAAGCCAGCACATACGCAGC aTGCGCAGAAAGAACCAAAAAAAAGGCCACTTTGCCCAAATCCTATGTGTGTTTCCACGAGAGATGAGCTTAGTGAGCTGAAGGAAAAATATGGGGCTTTGGAAGCGCGATTCAGGAGACTGAGCAGATCAGATGGTATCCAAG GAAATGAGCTTCGAGTACCAAATGTACAAGTAAATGATGGGCGGGTAGGCGTGATGAGTGAGGCAGAAGCGGCAACGAGAAAG TTAGTTGAATTAGTTGCGGGCAGTGGTGTCTTCCTTTCGAGGACAGCACTTGCATTGTGCAAAACCGCACACACCAAGTCCTCGCTGGCTACACGCCTTTTAAAGGCGTTTTTTTCAGAAGAAGAAAGGCGCGAGGGAAAAATCTCTGAGCAGGGGGAGGTGGGAAATTTGCTTAACCAGCAAATTATAACCACTATTAAAG CATATGCGTCGAGGCAGAACCTCCCAGACGGGTGTAAAAAAGGCATCACAAGTGCCATGAACCTAAGTATAAAAAACTTGAGGAGAGCAGCACGGAAGTCAGCTTGTGAAGATGATCTGCCAAGTCTGCCTAGTCTtcctgatgatgatgatgatgactacgATGCAGATGAGTCTTTGCttgattga
- the LOC116617653 gene encoding uncharacterized protein LOC116617653 isoform X1, with product MVSFALHFNERVEPEEIDHKKIQRALKAKDDGDVSDSAYHELKMVAGSSLPSLYGIQKERKAQNAIIPITEFEGNAKGCSRSIKDILSYSSDVIGNAGGNVITLRFSGDGRKTTKKLGSVMTTFCFPAENSVKRSPEREYCISIYDGKESYDILKATLRGVFDEMKALGRTGILVNGLEYTIDWVMEECRKFHLRSTGTKDFLRATLKDHLDRNNIVFEPSSTPTCEKTVLSISELTQVWKSLMVLTDALGANPGDEAYLRADAFQEKARQWGTKFRKATFDEDVIPYIHVLVYHVPQFLEIHGTIHQFNCQTVEKKNHMQNKTFHRGSQKGGKNSNYTVQSRVILGCTKLELIEQCMSNQPQFLILGAKNGKLFSCYLTTVGVPSIHG from the exons ATGGTCAGTTTTGCCCTACATTTCAATGAGAGGGTTGAGCCTGAGGAGATTGACCATAAAAAGATCCAAAGAGCTCTCAAG gccaaagatgatggtgatgtttctGACTCAGCATACCATGAGCTAAAGATGGTAGCTGGGTCCAGCTTGCCATCACTGTATGGGATacagaaagagagaaaagCTCAAAATGCAATCATTCCTATTACAGAATTTGAAGGG AATGCAAAAGGATGTTCAAGATCCATCAAGGACATTCTAAGTTATAGTTCAGATGTCATTGGAAATGCAGGGGGCAATGTTATAACCCTTCGGTTTTCTGGTGATGGTAGAAAAACCACCAAAAAACTCGGGAGTGTTATGACAACCTTCTGCTTTCCAGCAGAAAACTCTGTTAAAAGAAGCCCAGAAAGGGAATACTGTATATCTATATATGATG gCAAGGAGTCATATGACATCCTAAAGGCGACCTTGAGAGGGGTTTTTGATGAGATGAAGGCCCTAGGGAGAACTGGCATTCTTGTTAATGGCCTTGAATACACTATTGATTG GGTGATGGAGGAATGTAGGAAGTTCCATCTGAGGTCGACAGGCACCAAGGACTTCCTACGTGCCACACTCAAGGATCATCTTGACCGCAACAACATAGTGTTTGAg CCATCGTCCACTCCCACTTGTGAGAAAACAGTTCTTAGCATATCAGAGCTGACACAAGTGTGGAAAAGTTTGATGGTCCTCACTGATGCTCTTGGGGCAAATCCTGGAGATGAAGCATATCTTCGAGCAGATGCTTTTCAAGAAAAGGCCCGCCAATGGGGAACCAAATTTAGAAAAGCCACGTTTGATGAG GATGTAATTCCATATATACATG TTCTTGTTTATCATGTCCCCCAATTTTTGGAGATTCATGGCACGATCCACCAGTTCAATTGCCAGACAGTGGAAAAGAAAAACCACATGCAGAACAAGACATTCCACAGGGGTAGCCAGAAAGGGGGGAAAAATAGCAACTACACTGTACAG TCCCGTGTCATTCTCGGGTGTACGAAATTGGAGCTCATCGAACAGTGCATGTCGAATCAGCCACAATTCCTTATCCTCGGAGCAAAGAATGGGAAGCTTTTCTCTTGCTACCTCACTACTGTCGGGGTTCCCAGCATTCACGGCTAA
- the LOC116615503 gene encoding uncharacterized protein LOC116615503 isoform X1, protein MASRFPAFALVKWIGDPEPECWKVIYTKNICTEDIPEGVIEGSTYNAVWDPKQEMARAKVLKLHDSKAFLNSIRKHEYIDPFEEQRKATLDGGKRRPKPKTLGGDFVAEDIEIDVARETATTRETATTGGKNVNEEEKKKTKKRTSDKASSDSNAPVKKKKSSKKSSKNTPPATTVTGTVESCDQIAETLEDISIVAINERSTQRAGCELNQSEQIVQKSASRDLSTSSLKGVTRDKPAHTQHAQKEPKKRPLCPNPMCVSTRDELSELKEKYGALEARFRRLSRSDGIQGNELRVPNVQVNDGRVGVMSEAEAATRKLVELVAGSGVFLSRTALALCKTAHTKSSLATRLLKAFFSEEERREGKISEQGEVGNLLNQQIITTIKAYASRQNLPDGCKKGITSAMNLSIKNLRRAARKSACEDDLPSLPSLPDDDDDDYDADESLLD, encoded by the exons ATGGCATCTCGTTTTCCAGCATTTGCATTGGTTAAATGGATAGGCGATCCAGAGCCCGAGTGTTGGAAGGTGATATATACGAAAAATATATGTACCGAGGATATACCGGAGGGAGTAATCGAGGGTTCAACCTACAATGCTGTGTGGGATCCCAAGCAAGAAATGGCCCGCGCCAAAGTTTTAAAACTTCATG ATAGTAAAGCTTTCTTGAATAGTATAAGGAAGCACGAGTACATAGACCCGTTTGAAGAACAACGGAAGGCGACTTTAGATGGTGGGAAGCGACGCCCAAAACCAAAAACTTTGGGAGGCGATTTTGTTGCTGAAGATATTG AAATAGATGTGGCCCGAGAAACGGCAACAACCCGAGAAACGGCAACAACCGGAG GCAAGAATGTCAATGaggaagagaagaaaaaaactaaaaaaaggaCCAGTGACAAAGCTTCTTCGG ATAGTAATGCTCCAGTTAAGAAGAAAAAGTCAtcaaaaaaatcatcaaaaaACACCCCCCCTGCGACAACTGTGACCGGAACTGTGGAAAGTTGCGACCAAATTGCTGAGACACTTGAG GACATCTCGATTGTTGCTATCAACGAGAGATCAACACAAAGAGCGG GGTGCGAGCTGAATCAGTCAGAACAAATAGTCCAG AAGTCGGCCTCCCGCGATTTATCAACATCGTCACTCAAG GGAGTCACAAGAGACAAGCCAGCACATACGCAGC aTGCGCAGAAAGAACCAAAAAAAAGGCCACTTTGCCCAAATCCTATGTGTGTTTCCACGAGAGATGAGCTTAGTGAGCTGAAGGAAAAATATGGGGCTTTGGAAGCGCGATTCAGGAGACTGAGCAGATCAGATGGTATCCAAG GAAATGAGCTTCGAGTACCAAATGTACAAGTAAATGATGGGCGGGTAGGCGTGATGAGTGAGGCAGAAGCGGCAACGAGAAAG TTAGTTGAATTAGTTGCGGGCAGTGGTGTCTTCCTTTCGAGGACAGCACTTGCATTGTGCAAAACCGCACACACCAAGTCCTCGCTGGCTACACGCCTTTTAAAGGCGTTTTTTTCAGAAGAAGAAAGGCGCGAGGGAAAAATCTCTGAGCAGGGGGAGGTGGGAAATTTGCTTAACCAGCAAATTATAACCACTATTAAAG CATATGCGTCGAGGCAGAACCTCCCAGACGGGTGTAAAAAAGGCATCACAAGTGCCATGAACCTAAGTATAAAAAACTTGAGGAGAGCAGCACGGAAGTCAGCTTGTGAAGATGATCTGCCAAGTCTGCCTAGTCTtcctgatgatgatgatgatgactacgATGCAGATGAGTCTTTGCttgattga
- the LOC125560768 gene encoding uncharacterized protein LOC125560768 has product MDGRKNRKKQGRYCQYYNTITSPSKIPRTTRTRSKFADSHPNENDNLLDLETEDKIDDTLAGASSLTTEDIIAEYPDDVLSESEDNFVADCTACETTCNSDTVHTSRNFENRAEIYEYLDNEDWEKLADVVFDSETEINNEHGSKDENEEQEDFIELDDSSIESDGADLDLMTAQEQDPPIYSGSLLTVTMHLAAIMTFAMAESLTASAISHLLILISLHCPVPNRCMKTLHTLWNHLGSMSAPIEWHYFCTRCNRYLGKTKPIATQNCVHCKKSFAPGKSKTWDTFIVFPIITQLSCMLKDSSFVEALTSYRFNHEEDKRRRNCPENIEDIIDGENYQLFFKEHGFLRNPNNFAIQLNTDGVALFKSSSYAIWPVYMVICDLPPRMRYSRKYRLFAGLWFGNTKPLFSVFLHPFKDMFQTLYNDGFTLNLNGSDITWRAIVISTTMDAPAKCLFMCMKQFNGECGCPYCKAKGQNVRTEKKGNCRIFPYVKMPDRKKLSPLRTHSEFLRDAKSAAQSPSKATTVDGVKGISMAFGFPGFNIVKGMAIDYMHAVLLGVMKQLLCYWFDKKHKKCSWYCGNSVKACDERRERIKPPNYVSRIPRSVEERSHYKASELRTWLLYYSLPVMQGILPNEHYQHLMLFVCGVYMLLKESISPMEINKANQLLEHFCLRAQGLYDDRFMTFNLHQLLHLADSVRFNGPLFSNSCFFYEDLNGDLRSLFHGSQNVEGQIVRAVSILQHLPEMIENVTDLNVKHFCQSLTQKRRVGHVSEEIDENLKLQVLGSLKPYIISALQEVEQLQIIAGNVAIFDIMYKCFYRLKRGDNIIHSAGYTRVTKRNSTVVQFTKPDDDEMAYGSVLYFVKYKKPCRSSTCEVVCQCTEHGYVAMIEEYEILHSKHLSSSDLRGPKAEVRHLIPMNRKPLGIVCVPVHTLIQTCFFIDTGNDNCFFLGIPPNRIERE; this is encoded by the coding sequence ATGGATGGTCGAAAGAATCGAAAAAAGCAAGGACGGTACTGTCAGTATTATAACACAATTACTTCGCCATCCAAGATCCCCAGGACAACCCGAACAAGAAGCAAGTTTGCAGATTCTCATCCTAACGAAAATGATAACTTATTGGATTTAGAAACAGAAGATAAGATAGACGATACTCTCGCGGGAGCTTCTAGTTTAACGACGGAGGATATAATAGCCGAATACCCTGATGACGTCCTATCCGAAAGCGAAGATAATTTTGTAGCTGATTGTACTGCATGCGAGACCACTTGTAATTCCGACACTGTTCACACTAGCAGAAATTTTGAAAACCGAGCGGAGATATATGAATATTTGGATAACGAAGACTGGGAGAAACTTGCAGACGTCGTTTTTGACTCGGAAACTGAAATTAACAATGAACATGGAAGTAAAGACGAGAACGAAGAACAAGAAGACTTTATTGAGCTGGATGACTCTTCAATTGAAAGTGACGGGGCAGATTTAGACCTGATGACTGCACAAGAGCAGGATCCGCCAATTTATTCTGGTAGTTTGCTAACAGTGACCATGCATCTAGCAGCTATAATGACATTTGCGATGGCAGAGAGCCTTACTGCTTCCGCGATTTCCCATCTGTTAATACTTATCTCCCTTCATTGCCCGGTACCTAATAGATGCATGAAAACACTTCACACACTCTGGAATCACCTAGGCTCCATGAGTGCCCCCATAGAGTGGCACTATTTTTGTACAAGGTGCAATCGATACTTGGGAAAAACTAAGCCAATCGCAACGCAAAATTGCGTGCACTGCAAAAAGAGCTTCGCCCCTGGAAAAAGTAAGACATGGGATACGTTTATAGTATTTCCAATTATCACACAGCTGTCATGCATGCTTAAAGACAGTTCGTTTGTAGAAGCTCTTACGTCCTACCGATTCAACCACGAGGAAGACAAAAGAAGGCGGAACTGCCCAGAAAACATCGAGGATATAATTGACGGCgaaaattatcaattattttttaaagaacatGGTTTTTTGAGAAATCCAAACAATTTTGCTATTCAGCTAAACACGGACGGTGTGGCATTGTTTAAAAGCTCCAGCTATGCTATATGGCCGGTTTACATGGTTATATGTGATTTGCCTCCGCGTATGAGGTATTCAAGAAAGTATCGCCTTTTTGCAGGCCTTTGGTTCGGGAACACGAAACCTCTCTTTTCAGTTTTTCTGCATCCTTTTAAGGACATGTTTCAAACACTTTATAATGACGGATTTACCTTAAATCTAAATGGTTCTGATATAACTTGGCGAGCTATTGTAATAAGCACTACAATGGATGCTCCTGCAAAATGCCTCTTCATGTGTATGAAGCAATTTAATGGTGAATGTGGTTGCCCATATTGCAAGGCAAAAGGGCAAAACGTAAGGACAGAGAAAAAAGGCAACTGTCGCATTTTCCCTTACGTTAAAATGCCAGACCGGAAAAAATTATCTCCATTAAGAACACACAGCGAGTTTTTGAGAGATGCAAAGAGCGCTGCGCAGTCTCCGAGTAAAGCTACTACTGTAGATGGCGTGAAAGGTATAAGCATGGCATTTGGATTTCCAGGTTTTAATATTGTCAAAGGAATGGCAATTGATTATATGCACGCTGTTTTGTTAGGAGTAATGAAACAATTACTGTGCTACTGGTTCGACAAGAAACACAAGAAATGTTCTTGGTATTGTGGAAATAGCGTCAAAGCATGTGACGAACGGCGTGAGAGGATAAAACCGCCAAACTACGTCAGCAGGATACCAAGAAGTGTTGAGGAACGGTCGCATTACAAAGCGTCTGAGTTACGAACCTGGCTACTTTATTATTCCTTGCCTGTAATGCAGGGTATTTTGCCAAATGAACACTATCAGCACTTAATGCTTTTTGTGTGTGGTGTTTATATGTTGCTTAAAGAGTCAATTTCTCCAATGGAGATAAACAAGGCTAATCAGCTATTGGAACATTTTTGTCTTCGAGCTCAAGGACTCTACGATGACAGATTTATGACTTTTAATCTTCATCAGCTTTTACATCTTGCTGATTCTGTTAGATTCAACGGCCCTCTTTTCAGTAATTCTTGTTTTTTCTACGAGGACTTAAATGGAGACTTAAGAAGCCTCTTTCATGGTTCACAAAATGTTGAGGGCCAAATTGTTAGAGCTGTTTCCATTTTACAACATTTACCAGAAATGATTGAAAATGTGACGGATTTAAACGTAAAACACTTTTGTCAGTCATTAACTCAAAAACGAAGGGTTGGGCATGTGAGCGAGGAAATTGATGAGAATCTAAAGCTTCAGGTACTGGGATCTCTTAAACCTTATATCATCAGCGCTCTCCAGGAAGTTGAACAACTACAAATAATTGCTGGAAATGTGGCAATATTCGACATAATGTACAAATGTTTTTACCGATTAAAACGTGGCGATAACATTATCCACAGTGCAGGATACACCCGAGTAACAAAACGAAATTCGACTGTTGTACAGTTTACAAagcctgatgatgatgagatgGCTTATGGGTCCGTCCTCTATTTTGTCAAGTACAAAAAGCCCTGCCGAAGCTCTACCTGCGAGGTGGTTTGCCAGTGTACTGAGCATGGTTATGTAGCTATGATAGAGGAATATGAAATACTGCACTCTAAACACTTATCCAGCTCAGACTTGAGAGGACCAAAAGCAGAAGTCAGGCATCTGATTCCCATGAACAGGAAACCGTTAGGCATTGTTTGCGTACCTGTTCATACACTAATtcagacatgtttttttattgacacTGGTAAtgacaattgtttttttcttgggaTACCTCCCAATAGGATTGAGCGAGaatga